In one Acidimicrobium ferrooxidans DSM 10331 genomic region, the following are encoded:
- a CDS encoding glycosyltransferase family 4 protein, whose product MRVLHLVPSLAPHDAIGTHTRLLHEALLAAGIDSEIVADEALDGAQATPFAALRRRRLDAATVVWYQASTTSPMAAWVRTQVRARRLLTYHNVTPWQYQEQTNVEVARALWRARGELTHLAPAVHLASTVSRFNARDLRRLGVDEVRILPPLIELGEPAEPAPARPSGSRWIFVGRLVPHKRQDRLIAALAIYRRTIDPSATLALVGKATEPSWRARLVDLAAAIGVEAAVEFIGDVDESGLRAEWREASVYVSASDHEGFGFPLIEAMSAGVPVVALARGAVAETIGRAGLLVTDEAPRALAEAVALVEHDTEVRSALSAEAARRRAALDPARVGPLYRALAWEAAG is encoded by the coding sequence ATGAGGGTTCTCCACCTCGTCCCGTCGCTCGCGCCCCACGACGCCATCGGCACGCACACTCGGCTCCTGCACGAAGCGCTGCTCGCTGCCGGCATCGACTCTGAGATCGTCGCAGACGAGGCACTCGACGGCGCCCAGGCCACGCCGTTCGCCGCGCTTCGTCGACGGCGGCTCGATGCCGCCACCGTGGTGTGGTACCAGGCATCCACGACCTCGCCGATGGCCGCATGGGTTAGGACTCAGGTCCGTGCACGGCGCCTCCTGACCTACCACAACGTCACCCCGTGGCAGTACCAGGAGCAGACCAACGTCGAGGTTGCCCGTGCCCTCTGGAGGGCACGGGGCGAACTCACGCACCTCGCGCCAGCCGTCCACCTTGCGAGCACCGTCTCGCGCTTCAATGCCCGCGATCTGAGGCGACTCGGGGTCGACGAGGTGCGGATCCTGCCCCCACTCATCGAGCTCGGTGAGCCCGCAGAGCCTGCGCCGGCCCGGCCATCTGGCTCGCGATGGATCTTCGTCGGTCGACTCGTACCGCACAAGCGCCAGGATCGCCTCATCGCAGCGCTCGCGATCTACCGTCGCACGATCGACCCCTCGGCGACGCTCGCGCTCGTGGGCAAGGCGACCGAACCGAGCTGGCGCGCGCGACTCGTCGACCTCGCCGCGGCGATCGGCGTCGAGGCGGCCGTCGAGTTCATCGGCGACGTCGACGAGTCGGGGCTGCGTGCCGAGTGGCGCGAGGCGTCCGTGTACGTCTCGGCCTCCGATCACGAGGGTTTTGGCTTCCCCCTCATCGAGGCGATGAGCGCTGGCGTGCCGGTGGTTGCGCTCGCGCGTGGCGCGGTCGCTGAGACCATCGGACGAGCGGGCCTCCTCGTCACCGACGAGGCGCCCCGAGCGCTCGCCGAGGCGGTCGCCCTCGTCGAGCACGACACCGAGGTGCGTTCGGCGCTCAGCGCCGAGGCTGCTCGACGACGCGCTGCACTCGATCCCGCGCGGGTCGGCCCCCTGTATCGAGCGCTGGCCTGGGAGGCGGCCGGGTGA
- a CDS encoding glycosyltransferase, translated as MRVLQFVPALLPHDAVGNIVRGLDERLRGIGVSTGIVVAGDRPPPGATSVRHTQLRPDDIVLYHLASRSPEGARLVARHPNVVVHYHNITPPELLLPWLPTDALELQLARREAARILRAARLTMAVSAYNADDARSLGARDVAVTGTLSRHDQLVAAPSTEVLGWLRADRDRRGSPHDWLFVGRLTPHKRAEDLVAALFAYRHATGTDAALTIVGRPASRRYLAHLRRRVSVLGLTARVRILTHPLAPRALADHFRAASVYVTASRHEGFGLPLLEAMSFGLPIAGLAAAAVTETVQTAGVLVDRADPVELAAAAATAAELGPRLRPAMDERLRAYDSDAAFARIVEGLRSVGLEVRA; from the coding sequence GTGAGGGTGCTCCAGTTCGTGCCTGCCCTCCTCCCGCACGACGCCGTCGGCAACATCGTGCGCGGTCTCGACGAGCGACTCCGCGGCATCGGCGTCTCGACCGGCATCGTGGTGGCGGGCGACCGACCGCCTCCGGGCGCAACCAGCGTTCGCCACACCCAGCTCCGGCCTGACGACATCGTGCTCTACCACCTTGCGAGCCGCTCGCCCGAGGGTGCGCGTCTGGTCGCTCGCCACCCGAACGTGGTCGTGCACTACCACAACATCACCCCTCCGGAGCTACTGCTGCCGTGGCTCCCGACGGACGCACTCGAGCTCCAGCTGGCCAGGCGTGAGGCCGCGCGCATCCTGCGAGCTGCTCGGCTCACCATGGCGGTGAGCGCCTACAACGCAGACGACGCCCGTTCCCTGGGGGCACGTGACGTCGCCGTCACCGGCACCCTGTCGCGCCACGATCAGCTCGTCGCAGCACCATCAACCGAGGTCCTCGGATGGCTGCGCGCAGACCGCGATCGCCGAGGGTCCCCGCACGACTGGCTGTTCGTCGGACGCCTCACACCGCACAAGCGCGCCGAGGATCTCGTCGCCGCGCTGTTCGCCTACCGACACGCCACCGGCACCGACGCTGCGCTCACCATCGTGGGACGGCCGGCCTCGCGACGCTACCTTGCCCATCTCCGTCGGCGCGTCAGCGTGCTCGGACTCACCGCCCGCGTCCGCATCCTGACCCATCCCCTCGCACCACGCGCCCTGGCGGATCACTTTCGAGCGGCGAGCGTCTACGTCACGGCCTCGCGCCACGAGGGGTTCGGGCTGCCACTCCTCGAGGCGATGTCCTTCGGGCTGCCCATCGCTGGCCTCGCGGCTGCAGCGGTCACCGAGACGGTCCAGACGGCGGGAGTGCTCGTCGACCGCGCCGACCCAGTGGAGCTCGCCGCCGCGGCCGCGACGGCCGCCGAGCTCGGGCCACGTCTTCGTCCCGCCATGGACGAACGGCTCCGCGCGTATGACAGCGACGCCGCCTTCGCCCGCATCGTCGAGGGACTCCGGAGCGTCGGCCTCGAGGTCCGAGCGTGA
- a CDS encoding glycosyltransferase, with protein sequence MRVLFVTPRWGPDIAGGAERAARAWGVALARRGHTVRALTTTATTLDWSPVLDAGETTDDGVIVERHHATARDGDIDRALRAVGPLAAHLERTAARRLIERQGPVIDGIEDAAQNADVVIAYPYLYWTSLRATEVAGRRTVVHPAAHPEPLVALSALEPVFTAPGGLVYQTASERRTVEAHWPTAQVRSLELAPPLVASARERVPWDARTIVLAVGRFEHDKGSEALIALAEALPDPLRVVVAGPVVEPPRRPSPLQTLGVVSDTRLGQLRAEAIATVILSRYESYSLAAAESLAAGVPIVVNGSNDVLVELATTSGAGIVAADGIDVAAAIVALATDRELASRLETAALAWAQQRPGADEAVERYEAFLTEVAAHAPTRRRS encoded by the coding sequence GTGAGGGTCCTGTTCGTCACGCCTCGTTGGGGTCCCGACATCGCGGGCGGTGCCGAACGAGCCGCGCGCGCCTGGGGGGTGGCCCTCGCCCGGCGCGGCCACACGGTCCGGGCGCTCACGACCACGGCGACCACGCTCGACTGGTCCCCGGTCCTCGATGCCGGTGAGACCACCGACGATGGCGTCATCGTCGAGCGGCACCACGCGACCGCTCGCGACGGCGACATCGATCGCGCGCTTCGAGCCGTCGGACCGCTCGCCGCCCACCTCGAGCGCACCGCTGCGCGCCGACTCATCGAGCGTCAAGGGCCCGTCATCGACGGGATCGAGGATGCAGCGCAAAACGCCGACGTCGTCATCGCCTATCCGTACCTCTACTGGACCAGCCTCCGCGCGACCGAGGTCGCCGGTCGCCGGACGGTGGTCCACCCGGCTGCGCACCCGGAGCCGCTCGTCGCGCTCAGCGCACTCGAACCCGTCTTCACCGCGCCCGGCGGGCTCGTCTACCAGACGGCGAGCGAGCGCCGCACGGTGGAAGCCCACTGGCCAACGGCGCAGGTGCGCTCGCTCGAACTCGCACCTCCGCTGGTCGCGTCCGCGCGCGAGCGCGTGCCGTGGGACGCACGAACGATCGTGCTCGCGGTCGGACGCTTCGAGCACGACAAGGGTTCCGAGGCCCTCATCGCACTCGCCGAGGCACTTCCCGACCCGTTGCGAGTCGTCGTGGCCGGGCCCGTTGTCGAACCGCCGCGACGACCGAGCCCGCTCCAGACCCTCGGCGTTGTCAGCGACACGAGACTCGGCCAGCTCCGCGCCGAGGCCATCGCCACGGTGATCCTCTCACGCTACGAGTCCTACTCCCTCGCTGCGGCGGAGTCACTCGCCGCCGGGGTCCCGATCGTCGTCAACGGCTCGAACGACGTGCTCGTCGAGCTCGCTACCACCTCCGGTGCCGGGATCGTCGCCGCGGACGGCATCGACGTGGCCGCAGCGATCGTAGCCCTCGCGACCGATCGCGAGCTGGCGTCGCGCCTCGAGACAGCCGCACTCGCCTGGGCACAGCAACGCCCGGGTGCCGACGAGGCCGTCGAACGCTACGAGGCCTTCCTCACCGAGGTCGCTGCGCACGCGCCTACTCGGCGAAGAAGCTGA
- a CDS encoding ABC transporter ATP-binding protein, with protein sequence MGQTAVEVRGVTKVFRLYQEKYTSLKERFVHWGRVPHESFAALDDITFDVEQGHTLGLLGHNGSGKSTLLKCIAGILTPSRGEVAVRGRVAAMLEVGAGFHPDLSGRDNIYLNATLFGMSRREVDQRIDDIIEFSELGPFIENQVKFYSSGMYARLGFAVAVNMDPDVLLVDEVLAVGDARFQAKCIAKIREFQAEGRTIIFVSHSPELVRAVCDSAFVLDHGRLVGGGPTQEAISLLTQLQLAGSGLGTQAPVVAELDEAPRHVVVEDLRANGVVVDQPVTLEARSPLELRFALEERDGRPTPVHLELAVVSPQGAPVLTAHTREMGLDPFVVHGAGKFLVQVADVPLAPGIYQLSLSVVEARSGELLERRQWDTALKIVDQHLGVGGLVATEVSFFAE encoded by the coding sequence GTGGGTCAGACCGCGGTCGAGGTACGCGGGGTCACCAAGGTCTTCCGTCTCTACCAGGAGAAGTACACGTCGCTCAAGGAGCGATTCGTCCACTGGGGCCGTGTGCCTCACGAGTCGTTCGCCGCCCTCGACGACATCACCTTCGACGTCGAGCAGGGTCACACGTTGGGACTGCTCGGCCACAACGGATCCGGGAAGTCGACACTGCTCAAGTGCATCGCCGGCATCCTGACGCCCAGTCGCGGCGAGGTCGCCGTGCGAGGACGTGTCGCGGCCATGCTCGAGGTCGGAGCCGGCTTCCACCCCGACCTGTCGGGGCGCGACAACATCTACCTGAACGCGACCTTGTTCGGCATGTCGCGGCGTGAGGTCGATCAGCGCATCGATGACATCATCGAGTTCTCCGAGCTCGGCCCCTTCATCGAGAACCAGGTGAAGTTCTACTCCTCGGGCATGTACGCGAGGCTGGGCTTCGCGGTGGCCGTGAACATGGATCCCGACGTGCTCCTCGTCGACGAGGTGCTCGCGGTCGGCGACGCCCGTTTCCAGGCCAAGTGCATCGCGAAGATCCGCGAGTTCCAGGCCGAGGGTCGCACGATCATCTTCGTGTCGCACTCGCCCGAGCTCGTTCGCGCGGTGTGTGACTCGGCGTTCGTGCTCGACCACGGCCGCCTGGTGGGCGGTGGACCGACACAGGAGGCGATCTCGCTGCTGACGCAGCTCCAGTTGGCAGGCTCCGGGCTCGGAACCCAGGCACCGGTCGTCGCAGAGCTCGACGAGGCGCCCCGCCACGTCGTGGTCGAGGACCTCCGGGCGAACGGTGTTGTCGTGGACCAGCCGGTGACGCTCGAGGCGCGTAGCCCGCTCGAGCTCCGTTTCGCCCTTGAGGAGCGCGACGGGCGTCCGACCCCGGTGCACCTCGAGCTCGCGGTGGTGAGTCCTCAGGGCGCCCCCGTGCTCACCGCACACACGCGCGAGATGGGACTCGATCCCTTCGTCGTCCACGGCGCGGGCAAGTTCTTGGTTCAGGTCGCCGACGTCCCGCTCGCTCCCGGCATCTACCAGCTCTCGCTCAGCGTCGTCGAGGCGCGTAGCGGCGAGCTCCTCGAGCGGCGCCAATGGGATACCGCCCTGAAGATCGTCGACCAACACCTCGGTGTGGGCGGCCTCGTGGCGACCGAGGTCAGCTTCTTCGCCGAGTAG
- a CDS encoding ABC transporter permease gives MRARVDTHLPASQPGDTKRYDPNRALAIRLVRPRVSVTERLANIWRYRDLLRGLIVKEIRVKYKDSFLGFLWSLVNPAMFILIYYIVFQKVLGSGIPLFAIFLATGLLCWNLFQTGIMGATGAVVDNAGLVKKVAFPREILALASVGSASVFFVFQAVVLAVFLVVFQVVPSVSYLWVALIGLVALLVFASGLGILVSGITVYLRDVRHLMEILLQAWFWATPVVYAFELVANKFADHHIPVWVYLLNPVTPVVLAFQRTFYAKTDPYSVASHTVVQILPTAGPMWYFWGVLGVLVAGVVLFVVALWAFGRLEGNFAEEL, from the coding sequence GTGAGGGCGCGGGTGGACACCCATCTCCCAGCGTCCCAGCCTGGCGACACGAAGCGCTACGACCCGAACCGCGCGCTCGCCATACGGCTGGTGCGGCCGCGCGTGTCGGTGACGGAGCGGCTCGCGAACATCTGGCGCTACCGCGATCTGCTGCGCGGACTCATCGTCAAGGAGATCCGCGTCAAGTACAAGGACTCCTTCCTCGGGTTCTTGTGGTCGCTGGTGAACCCGGCGATGTTCATCTTGATCTACTACATCGTCTTCCAGAAGGTGCTGGGTTCTGGCATCCCGTTGTTCGCGATCTTCCTCGCCACCGGGCTCCTCTGCTGGAACCTCTTCCAGACCGGGATCATGGGCGCGACCGGCGCAGTCGTGGACAACGCGGGACTCGTCAAGAAGGTCGCGTTTCCTCGCGAGATCCTGGCCTTGGCCTCGGTCGGCTCCGCGTCGGTCTTCTTCGTGTTCCAGGCCGTGGTGCTCGCGGTGTTCCTCGTCGTATTCCAAGTCGTGCCGTCGGTCAGCTACCTGTGGGTGGCGCTCATCGGGCTCGTTGCGCTGCTCGTGTTCGCTTCCGGCCTTGGCATCCTCGTCTCTGGGATCACGGTCTACCTGCGTGACGTGCGCCATCTGATGGAGATCCTGCTCCAGGCCTGGTTCTGGGCAACCCCCGTCGTGTACGCGTTCGAACTCGTCGCGAACAAGTTCGCAGACCATCACATCCCGGTCTGGGTGTATCTCCTCAATCCGGTGACGCCGGTCGTGCTCGCGTTCCAGAGGACGTTCTACGCCAAGACGGATCCCTACTCGGTCGCGTCGCACACCGTCGTCCAGATCTTGCCGACGGCGGGCCCGATGTGGTACTTCTGGGGCGTGCTCGGCGTCCTCGTCGCTGGTGTCGTGCTCTTCGTGGTTGCCCTGTGGGCGTTCGGACGACTCGAAGGCAACTTCGCGGAGGAGCTCTAG
- a CDS encoding ClpP family protease yields MALPALVEGSVRDLADAAGIEAGGDVFQRLLRERIVFLGTEVSQASANQICAQLLLLAAEDPERDISFIINSPGGSIYDGLAVYDTMQYVSCDVSTIAIGMAASMAQFLLCAGTHGKRYALPHARILMHQPLAQMQGQAADIAIQAEQITYLKRQLAERIAFHTGQPLERIQADSERDRWFTADEALEYGFIDQVIRTKSYGQRSASSTEA; encoded by the coding sequence ATGGCCCTACCTGCCCTTGTCGAGGGTTCTGTCCGAGATCTTGCCGACGCCGCTGGTATCGAAGCTGGTGGCGACGTCTTTCAGCGCCTCCTCCGTGAGCGGATCGTCTTCCTCGGGACCGAGGTGTCCCAGGCCTCGGCGAACCAGATCTGCGCGCAGCTGCTGCTGCTCGCTGCTGAGGATCCCGAACGCGATATCTCGTTCATCATCAACTCGCCGGGTGGCTCGATCTACGACGGGCTCGCGGTCTACGACACCATGCAATATGTCAGCTGCGATGTCTCGACCATCGCCATCGGCATGGCGGCTTCGATGGCCCAGTTCCTCCTGTGTGCCGGCACGCATGGCAAGCGCTACGCCTTGCCGCACGCGCGCATCCTCATGCACCAGCCGCTCGCACAGATGCAGGGACAGGCGGCCGATATCGCGATCCAGGCCGAGCAGATCACGTACCTCAAGCGCCAGCTCGCCGAGCGCATTGCGTTCCACACCGGCCAACCCCTCGAGCGGATCCAGGCCGATTCCGAGCGCGATCGCTGGTTCACCGCCGACGAGGCGCTCGAGTATGGCTTCATCGATCAAGTGATTCGCACGAAGTCCTACGGACAGCGCAGCGCTTCGTCGACCGAGGCGTGA
- the rdgB gene encoding RdgB/HAM1 family non-canonical purine NTP pyrophosphatase, whose protein sequence is MRVGLVTSNSHKLAEARRILTDFEVVGIDVGEVAETGSTFEENAIIKAEAGRGRAPIVIGEDSGLVVDGLDGAPGIYSARYGPTDAERIARVLQELGSTRSRRARFVAVVCAVVDEDPPRCFEGVVEGAIALEPRGEQGFGYDPIFIPLGGDGRTFAELGEWKDALSHRRRALVGFADWARAFADRDR, encoded by the coding sequence GTGAGGGTCGGGCTCGTCACCTCGAATTCGCACAAGTTGGCGGAAGCGCGACGCATCCTCACCGACTTCGAGGTCGTGGGGATCGACGTCGGTGAGGTCGCCGAGACCGGGTCGACCTTCGAGGAGAACGCGATCATCAAGGCCGAGGCGGGACGCGGGCGAGCGCCGATCGTGATCGGGGAGGACTCGGGACTCGTCGTGGACGGCCTCGACGGTGCCCCAGGCATCTACTCCGCTCGCTATGGGCCGACGGATGCGGAGCGTATCGCGCGTGTGCTCCAGGAGCTCGGATCGACGCGTAGTCGCCGTGCCCGCTTCGTGGCGGTGGTGTGCGCCGTGGTCGACGAGGACCCGCCGCGATGCTTCGAGGGTGTCGTCGAGGGGGCCATCGCACTCGAGCCCCGTGGCGAGCAGGGATTCGGGTACGACCCCATCTTCATCCCGCTCGGTGGCGACGGCCGAACGTTTGCCGAACTCGGTGAGTGGAAGGACGCGCTGTCGCATCGAAGGCGGGCGCTCGTCGGCTTCGCCGACTGGGCGAGAGCTTTCGCTGATCGCGACCGGTGA
- the rph gene encoding ribonuclease PH produces MERRPVGRGAAELRPVAITPDFTEMAPGSVLMRMGRTAVLCTVSLEERVPAWLRGQGRGWVSAEYALLPGSTPTRTAREAVRGRQQGRTVEIQRLIGRALRSVVDLERLGEHQLVVDCDVLQADGGTRTAAITGGFLALERALERLAEGGLVQPAALTGRLAAVSVGVVDGEPLLDLDYDEDSRADVDMNVVMTDGGRYVEVQGAAEGAPFAKATLVELLKLAERGIGELLERGPQLA; encoded by the coding sequence GTGGAACGACGGCCAGTGGGGCGCGGGGCAGCCGAGCTGCGGCCGGTGGCGATCACACCTGACTTCACCGAGATGGCGCCTGGATCGGTCCTCATGCGTATGGGTCGTACCGCGGTGCTCTGTACCGTCTCGCTCGAGGAGCGCGTGCCGGCCTGGCTTCGGGGGCAGGGCCGGGGATGGGTGAGTGCCGAGTATGCGCTCCTACCGGGGTCGACGCCGACACGGACGGCCCGTGAGGCCGTGCGCGGGCGCCAGCAGGGGCGCACCGTGGAGATCCAGCGGCTCATCGGCCGAGCGTTGCGCAGCGTGGTCGACCTCGAGCGCCTCGGGGAGCATCAGCTCGTCGTCGACTGCGACGTCCTCCAGGCCGACGGAGGCACGAGGACGGCCGCGATCACCGGGGGCTTCTTGGCGCTCGAGCGCGCGCTCGAGCGCCTCGCCGAGGGCGGTCTCGTGCAGCCAGCTGCGCTCACCGGTCGTCTTGCGGCCGTGTCCGTCGGCGTCGTCGACGGGGAGCCGCTCCTCGATCTCGACTACGACGAGGACTCGCGCGCCGACGTCGACATGAACGTGGTGATGACCGACGGCGGTCGCTACGTCGAGGTCCAAGGTGCAGCGGAGGGGGCGCCCTTTGCGAAGGCGACCCTCGTCGAGCTCCTCAAGCTGGCGGAGCGCGGCATCGGCGAGCTCCTCGAGCGAGGACCCCAGCTCGCGTGA